A stretch of Haloarcula marismortui ATCC 43049 DNA encodes these proteins:
- a CDS encoding VirB4 family type IV secretion system protein, with protein sequence MIGNLLPFTGSDSSETDDEATADEAPDEEGEDAESQFTVDYEADGEAVDGIPEIHQTVVSPSSIERTPSALRTDTQWAQSLWVGEYPDAPMDGFLEKLYAAAETQQTDVSIHIDPRDTRETLDSLENKIEDLEADYEYLTEKHRASARGVEKDLEDHQEMYDVLRNTTMQAFDVSMYLTVRGNDRENIDAESVSTTARQAPANLTPVTPRWSQLKTFTSASPIALDQFNETLDSKTPMLGGAVGAMFPFVSGAFAEPGIEYGTYALNSSPLILDRFKRQTGYCMMVIGRLGAGKSFATKLRLVRRAMFDEDTVVIMLDPMRGFAGVNEALDGERITVGGRRGLNPLEIKPTPDHVLQEVDDIDPWGEQINWVMTFFATFFEHVADHPLGERNQTLRRAVQEAYEKRGITRDPETHTRDSPTIHDVITVLEEMVEDPEEYGYVTDGEQEAVQSDAQSLLKDLRPSFREGGELENLARPSEFDLDSKVIYLDLHQEEGTRGRAETSLMMQVLFNSVYERVKQTDKRVVFCIDEAHYLMNDAVSLDFLETAVRHSRHFDLSLEFITQTGGEFALTPEARTIANLCSLTVLHRVNEEKEKIAKWFDLSERQVNWVTSAKAGEDEDGYSEALVGIDQEGWFPLRIRASDYEAHVIDGGAADVAELEPEPTTSVTNPDSRPAGTRADGGEPTSTTTQEDD encoded by the coding sequence ATGATTGGAAACCTGCTGCCCTTCACCGGCTCGGATAGTTCAGAAACTGACGACGAGGCGACCGCAGACGAGGCCCCCGACGAAGAGGGGGAAGATGCTGAATCACAGTTTACCGTGGACTACGAGGCCGACGGTGAGGCAGTCGACGGCATCCCCGAGATCCATCAGACCGTCGTCTCGCCGTCGAGTATCGAGCGAACGCCCAGCGCCCTCCGGACTGACACCCAGTGGGCGCAGAGTCTGTGGGTCGGTGAGTATCCCGATGCTCCGATGGATGGCTTCCTCGAAAAACTGTACGCGGCCGCCGAGACCCAACAGACAGATGTCAGCATCCACATCGATCCTCGTGATACGCGAGAGACGTTGGATTCGCTGGAGAACAAGATCGAGGACCTCGAAGCCGACTACGAGTACCTGACCGAGAAGCATCGTGCGAGCGCCCGGGGCGTCGAGAAAGACCTCGAGGACCACCAGGAGATGTACGACGTCCTTCGGAACACGACGATGCAGGCGTTCGACGTCTCGATGTATCTCACGGTCAGGGGCAACGATCGCGAGAACATCGACGCCGAGTCGGTGTCGACGACAGCCCGACAAGCGCCTGCGAATCTGACGCCGGTGACGCCCCGGTGGTCACAGCTGAAGACGTTCACCTCAGCGAGCCCGATCGCCCTGGATCAGTTCAACGAGACGCTCGACAGCAAGACGCCGATGCTCGGCGGGGCAGTCGGCGCGATGTTCCCCTTCGTTTCCGGTGCGTTTGCGGAACCCGGTATCGAATACGGGACGTACGCGCTGAATTCGAGTCCACTCATCCTCGACCGATTCAAACGGCAAACCGGCTACTGTATGATGGTTATCGGCCGGCTCGGCGCAGGCAAATCCTTCGCGACGAAGCTCCGGCTCGTGCGGCGGGCGATGTTCGACGAGGATACGGTCGTCATTATGCTCGACCCGATGCGGGGGTTCGCCGGCGTCAACGAGGCGCTCGATGGCGAGCGGATCACGGTCGGTGGCCGGCGGGGGCTGAACCCGCTGGAAATCAAACCGACGCCCGACCACGTCCTGCAGGAGGTCGACGACATCGACCCGTGGGGCGAGCAGATCAACTGGGTGATGACCTTCTTCGCGACGTTCTTCGAGCACGTCGCAGACCATCCACTCGGCGAGCGCAACCAGACGCTCCGGCGGGCCGTCCAAGAAGCCTACGAGAAGCGCGGGATCACCCGCGATCCAGAGACGCACACCCGGGACTCGCCCACCATCCACGACGTCATCACGGTCCTCGAAGAGATGGTCGAAGACCCCGAGGAGTACGGCTACGTCACGGATGGGGAGCAGGAAGCCGTCCAGTCCGATGCTCAGTCGCTACTCAAGGACCTCCGACCGTCATTCCGCGAGGGCGGTGAACTCGAGAATCTGGCTCGCCCCTCCGAGTTCGACCTCGATTCGAAGGTCATCTACCTCGATCTCCACCAGGAGGAGGGGACCCGTGGCCGGGCGGAGACCAGCCTGATGATGCAGGTGCTGTTCAACAGCGTCTACGAGCGGGTCAAACAGACCGACAAGCGCGTCGTCTTCTGTATCGACGAGGCGCACTACCTGATGAACGACGCCGTCTCGTTGGACTTCCTGGAGACAGCCGTCCGGCACAGCCGCCACTTCGATCTGAGCCTCGAATTCATCACGCAAACGGGGGGTGAATTCGCGCTGACGCCGGAGGCACGCACCATCGCGAACCTCTGTTCGTTGACCGTCCTCCACCGCGTCAATGAGGAGAAAGAGAAGATCGCCAAGTGGTTCGACCTCAGCGAGCGGCAGGTGAACTGGGTTACCTCCGCGAAGGCCGGGGAAGACGAGGACGGCTACTCTGAGGCGCTCGTCGGTATCGACCAGGAGGGATGGTTCCCACTCCGAATTCGGGCAAGTGACTACGAGGCTCACGTTATCGACGGCGGCGCTGCGGACGTGGCCGAGCTTGAACCCGAGCCGACGACGAGCGTGACGAATCCAGATAGCCGACCCGCCGGAACGCGTGCCGACGGCGGTGAACCAACTAGCACTACCACTCAGGAGGATGACTGA